The following coding sequences are from one Leucoraja erinacea ecotype New England chromosome 2, Leri_hhj_1, whole genome shotgun sequence window:
- the LOC129705727 gene encoding uncharacterized protein LOC129705727, with translation MPNSDCGSKARKKGTKYGKLSQSGNKSGSGGKTLTPRQQCIIDKWGFINSQRVRVERRQSTRKFDKKKPLPTMSSGEVVDPLEGTSGSTPSTSQQHNKTSRTTAGFTPTATGVEEREASRPELIKARMQQATEAGEARQAMTQPQTQHERAVDIFQGFLKTELLKIPENMWFKYTMAAMTVAHNFSQPSQQQMGHMIQPQMGLMGPPPQQLPLMGPPLMWWSHLIL, from the exons aTGCCCAACTCTGACTGTGGTTCAAAAGCCAGAAAAAAGGGAACAAAATATGGCAAGCTGTCTCAGAGTGGGAACAAGTCAGGGTCTGGTGGCAAAACCCTTACCCCGAGACAGCAGTGTATCATCGACAAATGGGGTTTCATCAATTCACAAAGAGTACGAGTGGAGAGGAGACAGAGCACCAGGAAG tTTGACAAGAAGAAGCCACTCCCCACTATGTCCAGTGGAGAGGTGGTTGATCCACTTGAGGGAACCTCTGGATCCACCCCCTCCACCAGTCAGCAGCACAACAAGACGAGCAGGACCACTGCAGGCTTCACCCCAACAGCAACTggggtagaggagagagaggcaAGTCGCCCTGAGCTGATCAAGGCA CGCATGCAACAGGCAACAGAAGCCGGGGAGGCAAGACAGGCCATGACACAGCCCCAGACACAACATGAGAGGGCTGTTGACATCTTCCAGGGATTCTTAAAGACTGAGCTGCTCAAGATACCAGAGAACATGTGGTTCAAATACACCATGGCTGCCATGACGGTGGCCCATAACTTCTCCCAGCCG TCTCAGCAGCAGATGGGACATATGATACAGCCACAGATGGGACTGATGGGACCCCCACCACAACAGTTGCCACTGATGGGACCACCACTGATGTGGTGGTCCCATCTCATTTTATAA